AAGCTTGATCTCTCGAATGACGAGTTGGCGTAACAACTCCCTATATCGAAAGAGCGTACGCAACGGACCGGTAGAGCAGTGTTCAGCGAAGTAGATCCCTGACCTCATGGGACCGCTTCCAGGACTCATCCTCGCGTCACCTCGGACACGCCGAGGTTAGGCACAGGTTCCTCACCCGCTTGGCGCGCAACCAGAGCCCGTGTTACTCAGGGTGCCGGAGCCGATGATCTTGCGCTCGCCTTTAAAGCTGAAAGCGGAAAGCTGTTTTTCTACAGCCGCCCCTGGACAGTGTGGGCATTCTATGACAACATCGTGGCTTAGAACGAGTTTTTCGAATACCTGATCACAGCTCGTACAGCGATACTCGTAAATAGGCATGCGTCACTCCACCCTGCGGGGTTATTCTCCGCCGCGCTGGACGTAGCTTTTGACGAACTCCTCGGCGTTCTCCTCAAGGACCTCATCGATCTCATCCATGAGTTTGTCAAGGTCCTCCTTGAGCTTCTTCCCTTTTTTTACGGTCTCGGGATTCGGCTCGGCCGCTTCGGGTGGGGTATCGCCGGCCTCGCGTTTTTGCTTTCGTTCCTGCTCCGCCATGTCTCACTCCTCCTTCCGCCTCACCGAGCCGCCTGCCACACGAGGTGTTGCACCTCCGGTATCAGGAGCTTCGTCA
This genomic stretch from Candidatus Methylomirabilis sp. harbors:
- a CDS encoding zinc ribbon domain-containing protein, whose amino-acid sequence is MPIYEYRCTSCDQVFEKLVLSHDVVIECPHCPGAAVEKQLSAFSFKGERKIIGSGTLSNTGSGCAPSG
- a CDS encoding ubiquitin-like protein Pup; this translates as MAEQERKQKREAGDTPPEAAEPNPETVKKGKKLKEDLDKLMDEIDEVLEENAEEFVKSYVQRGGE